One window from the genome of Clupea harengus chromosome 19, Ch_v2.0.2, whole genome shotgun sequence encodes:
- the znf706 gene encoding zinc finger protein 706, with amino-acid sequence MARGHQKIQSQQKNAKKQADAKKAKGHDQKTAAMAALVYTCGVCKSQMPDPKTFKQHFESKHPKSTLPPELVDVEA; translated from the exons ATGGCCCGCGGACACCAGAAGATCCAGTCCCAGCAAAAGAACGCCAAAAAACAGGCAGACGCAAAGAAAGCTAAGGGACATGACCAGAAGACTGCTGCAATGGCAGCGCTCGTCTACACCTGCGGCGTCTGCAAG TCGCAAATGCCGGATCCGAAAACATTCAAGCAACACTTTGAAAGCAAGCATCCCAAGTCCACCCTCCCTCCCGAGCTTGTGGATGTGGAGGCGTGA